The Alistipes megaguti sequence GAACCTCACTTCCGATACGCGGTTCTACCGCGAATACTACTTCCAGCTCAACGATCTGGCCGCCACACTTGCGATCCGCTATCCGAACGATCCGCAGGTAGTGGAGCTCTACGCCGGACACCTGATCGCCTCGGGCGAACTGGAGCAGGCGCTGGCGCTCTACAAACGCCATCTGAACGACCGGCCGCCCGTCGAGCAGTACTACCGCATGGTGATCGACATCGAGAGCTATCTCCAACATCCGGACTCCGTGGAACACTACGTGACGAAGGCGCTGTCGATCTTTCCGGAGAAGATTGACTTCCATCTGGCGCGGGGCCACGCCATGGTGCAGACGAAACAGTACGACAAGGCGATCCGCGCCTACCGCGGATCGCTGCGCTACGCCGCCACGGACTCGCTGCGCAGCGTCATCTGGGGCATGGTCGGCGACACGTGGCATCTGAAGGCCGTCGGCAACGATTCGATCCCCGAAGAGGAGCTCTTCGCCCGCTCGAAGGCCGGCCGCGGAGGCATCAACCTCCGCGACATGAAACAGTGCTACAAGGCCTACGACCGCAGTCTTCGCTATTGGGCGGACAACACGCTGGTAATGAACAACTACGCCTACTTTCTCTCGCTGGAGGAGCGGGATCTGGAGCGGGCCCTTGCCATGGCAACGCGCGTGACGGATCTCACGGACAACAACCCCACCTACCTCGATACGCGGGCCTGGGTGCTCTACAAGATGGGGCGCATGGAGGAGGCCCGCCAGATCCTGAAACGGGCCGTGGCACTGGACGGTCAGCAGAGTCCCGAGTTGATGGTCCACTACGGGGATGTGCTCCACCAACTGGGCGAACAGTTCATGGCGGAGATCTACTGGCAGATGGCCCGCGAGAAGGGCTACAACGCCGCACTGATCGACGAGCGGCTCAAGCAGCCCGCCCAAACCAAACCCGCAGAATAACCGCCGTACCATGAAACCAGCACTTCTGTTGACCCTTGGTATGCTGCTTTTCACGCTCGGCGCCTCGGCCCAGACCGACAGCCGCATCGAGAAGCAGAAACGGGTCATTGCCGACCTCGAAAAGCGCATTGCCAACGAGGAGCGGGAGATCTCGAAGCTCCAGAAGGGACGTGCGGCCACCGAGGAGCGGGTCCGGCGCCTGGCCCGGCAGATCGACTCGCGGAGCCAGCTGCTCGACGAGACCGAAAAAGAGGCCTCGCTGCTGCGTGAGGAGATCGCCCGCAGGGACAGTGTGGCGGGGGATCTGGCCTCGATGCTCGAGCGCAACCGCACCCAGTATGCCGAAATGGTGCGCGAAGCCTATCGCAACTACCGTCAGAACAACTACCTGACCTACCTCTTTTCGTCGCGGGATTTCGCCGACGTGGCGCGTAAACTGACCGCCCTGCGCGAGATAGCCTCGGTGCGCGAACGCAAGATGCGTGACATCGAGGCCCTGACCGAACAGGTCCGTTCCGAAAAGGAGGAGTTGGACCGCCGTCACCGTTCGCTCGATTCGGTAACGCAGAAGCTCTCGGCGCAGCGCGAGAAGCTCCAGCGGGATTCGCGCAATGCGCGGGCCTCGATCCAGTCGATGACACGGCAGGAGAAGTCGGCCCTGCAGCGTAAGATCGCCCAGGAGCAGAAGCTCGACGTGGCGATCAACGAACTGCGCAAGCTGACGAAGGGCAACAAGGAGGGAGCCTCCTTTTCGTCGAAGACCACGGGACTGCGGCTTCCGGTGGTCGGGGGACGGGTGAAACGCTACCGCGAAAACATGGCCGAGGTAACGGGACCGCGCGGTGCGCAGGTGATCTCGATCTACGAAGGCAAGGTGATCGACATCAAAAGCAACCGCATAACGAACAAATACGACGTTTACGTGGCTCACGGCGAGTATCTGACCTCCTATGCCAACCTGGGGACGATCAGCG is a genomic window containing:
- a CDS encoding murein hydrolase activator EnvC encodes the protein MKPALLLTLGMLLFTLGASAQTDSRIEKQKRVIADLEKRIANEEREISKLQKGRAATEERVRRLARQIDSRSQLLDETEKEASLLREEIARRDSVAGDLASMLERNRTQYAEMVREAYRNYRQNNYLTYLFSSRDFADVARKLTALREIASVRERKMRDIEALTEQVRSEKEELDRRHRSLDSVTQKLSAQREKLQRDSRNARASIQSMTRQEKSALQRKIAQEQKLDVAINELRKLTKGNKEGASFSSKTTGLRLPVVGGRVKRYRENMAEVTGPRGAQVISIYEGKVIDIKSNRITNKYDVYVAHGEYLTSYANLGTISVEKGQKVARNQALGTIGSAVDVMTMETEYKLVFGIYPPDPNQKMRAENCFKR
- a CDS encoding tetratricopeptide repeat protein, with the protein product MKRLPVITICCVAFFSAAFVSGKSLRTTTPGYSDTLPSVWFYTEGIKQNTIFGDTTRARELFGEAIRRDSSYAPAWFELAGMLLHTLPDRAIDAARRAWRLDTANLWYHRLYAQTLLVTEHYNDALNVYRQLLAADPKDPDNYRLVAALYEQADRPFTALITLDSAEVRFGRIPLLSSMKRQLLVATNQIDKAIDEARALVDEVPYDADNHVVLANLYAADKQDSLAMVEYRAALRIDSTNVQTLAALSDYYARSQDYRSLLSVTRKIFLSEEMPLELKVKRFENLTSDTRFYREYYFQLNDLAATLAIRYPNDPQVVELYAGHLIASGELEQALALYKRHLNDRPPVEQYYRMVIDIESYLQHPDSVEHYVTKALSIFPEKIDFHLARGHAMVQTKQYDKAIRAYRGSLRYAATDSLRSVIWGMVGDTWHLKAVGNDSIPEEELFARSKAGRGGINLRDMKQCYKAYDRSLRYWADNTLVMNNYAYFLSLEERDLERALAMATRVTDLTDNNPTYLDTRAWVLYKMGRMEEARQILKRAVALDGQQSPELMVHYGDVLHQLGEQFMAEIYWQMAREKGYNAALIDERLKQPAQTKPAE